A window from Dermacentor albipictus isolate Rhodes 1998 colony chromosome 10, USDA_Dalb.pri_finalv2, whole genome shotgun sequence encodes these proteins:
- the LOC139050311 gene encoding uncharacterized protein, with product MTSILKTRKPAGELSSYRPGSLNSAACKAMDAPALVQLTWVAHAHGFLADQQTGFRRRRYTADSIAVVVSTLEDAKAGADIVLLLLIDVHGASDSLPHAVVQQAPDFLGMCGNLLKFLASFLSNRTITTLQSAREDLQLALGTAATYLCSIDLTISARKAKAMLLHPRAVAQR from the exons ATGACATCCATCCTGAAGACCAGAAAGCCGGCTGGGGAATTGTCATCCTACCGGCCGGGCTCCCTCAactctgctgcttgcaaggcgaTGGATGCCCCTGCTTTGGTCCAACTGACTTGGGTGGCCCATGCCCACGGCTTCCTGGCTGACCAGCAGACGGGCTTCCGGCGTCGGCGGTACACAGCAGACTCCATCGCAGTCGTGGTGTCCACCCTGGAGGACGCCAAGGCCGGCGCAGACATCGTGCTGCTCCTGCTGATCGATGTACATGGAGCATCCGACAGCTTACCTCATGCAGTCGTACAGCAGGCCCCGGACTTTCTTGGTATGTGTGGCAACCTGCTGAAGTTCCTCGCATCGTTCCTGAGCAATCGCACCATCACG ACCCTCCAGAGTGCACGTGAGGACCTACAGCTAGCCCTTGGCACTGCTGCTACCTACCTGTGCAGCATCGACCTGACCATCTCGGCGAGGAAGGCGAAAGCCATGCTGCTTCATCCCAGAGCAGTGGCCCAGCGCTGA